Genomic segment of Alphaproteobacteria bacterium:
TTCGGCCGCGACCAGCCCCGTATCTTCGGCCGATCCGACGCCCGGGGAATCTTCGGGGCGGAAACAATCCATGTCGATGGTCAATCCGAACGCATCGGTGCCGTCATTTGCGCGCGCCAGCGCCTCGTCATAGCAGGCCTTGAAGCCGCGGGCGCGCACTTCGTCGAGGAAGAAAACGCGGATGCCTTCGCGTTTGGCGAATGCGACTTCGGCGGGCTCATAGCTATGCGCGCCGATGATGCTGATATGCTGCGGCGATAATTTCGGCAGCAGGCCGCCGATATGCTGCAGGTCGGGCAGGCCGTGGCCGGTCAGCGCGGTCACAGGCTGGCCATGCCACCATCCGCCCCATTTGCCCTGATATGATGTTTCGATGGTGTGGCAATCCATATGCGCATCGACCCAGATCAGGCCGAATTTGCGGTGCGCTTTTCTGGCGGCGACAACGCCCGACCATGTGCCGATAGCCGATGAATGATCGCCGCCGATCACGATTGGCACGTTGCCGTTTTCGGCAGATATGCGCACGGTATCCGACAGGCGGCGCAGCGCGGTCAGCACATGCGCAAGGCTGTCCAGCTTGTCTTTCACATCTTCGTGCCTGCCGAGGAATTTCAGCCCGAGCGGCGCGTGCCATTTCGCCGCGACATGATGCGCCGCAAGGCTGGCGAGGATTGCGGAGGCGTTGACCGATGCCGGCCCGTCTTCGCAGCGGAAATTGGCGCAGCCCCAGCCGCTGTCAAAGCCGATGATGTCTGTGCGAAGCGGTGTCTTGGACTGCATGATTTACGTAACGGGATTGTTGAACCGGTTCACAGGATGGCTTTTTGGCCATAAAAAGTCAAAGCCCAAAGGGCAAAGGATAGTAATAACAGTGCTTTTCATGGCATAATCCCAGCAGATTCAAGGTGCAAGAGGTCGTCCCATGCTGATGATGTGCTGGTTTTACTGCTTCGACCTGGCATGGTTTCTATACTATGCCGGCGGCCCTTTGCTGATGCTGTGCGCGATGTTCGCGCTGAAACGCGGCATCGCCAACCAGCGCAAGGGCCTGCGCCAGACGGCGTTCTTGATGATGTGGGGCGTGTCGGCGAAGATGTTCCTCATCGACCCGTTCATGTTCCCCGCCGCGATCAAGAAAAAAGCCTGCAGCGTCGCAGCGCAGCTGGAACCTCTCGCCTGCAAAGCGGACGGCAAGGGTTATCCCTTCATCCAGTTTTCGGGCGTGGTGCTGTTTCTTGTTTTCGCCTATGTCATCTACGAATATTACAAAATCCACATGCCGGAAAAAAAGATCAAGCATGTGACGCCCGATCAGGTGCATCTGCGGTTCTGGGCGAACCTTGCCTTCGTTTCGACGATGACGATGGTGATGTGGCAGCTGGCTCCGTGGGTGGGTTACCTGACTGTCGGCTGCATCCCCGGCATTTTCATCCTGTTCACCTGGCAGGAACTGGCGCTGGTCAATCTTGGCCTGCTGACGCTTGGCTTCTGGAAGCTTGAATCCTGCGTCTGGCAGTACAAGGTGTCGGAGCGCGAACGCATGAAATACGTGCAGGCGACATGGACACCCAAGGATACGCTGTGGA
This window contains:
- a CDS encoding arginase codes for the protein MQSKTPLRTDIIGFDSGWGCANFRCEDGPASVNASAILASLAAHHVAAKWHAPLGLKFLGRHEDVKDKLDSLAHVLTALRRLSDTVRISAENGNVPIVIGGDHSSAIGTWSGVVAARKAHRKFGLIWVDAHMDCHTIETSYQGKWGGWWHGQPVTALTGHGLPDLQHIGGLLPKLSPQHISIIGAHSYEPAEVAFAKREGIRVFFLDEVRARGFKACYDEALARANDGTDAFGLTIDMDCFRPEDSPGVGSAEDTGLVAAEVLPVLKSIARHPRFAGLELAEFNPHQDKLNKTGQLVENIIESCFS